Within the Setaria viridis chromosome 3, Setaria_viridis_v4.0, whole genome shotgun sequence genome, the region ATCAGGTACTTGATCTTTTTTCAGGCTTTCCTTTTTATTATAGGCTTGATATGTTGACCTTGTATAATAAATTATTTTAGAGCAGTGTGGGATAAATTCTGAGAGACATGATAGAATGTACTATTATCTGTACTGTGGCTGCATACATTAGCATTTTGTCTCTGTTTCTAAGTTCTATTTAGAATGATTGAATGAATGTTCAAAAACAATTGTTTTGAATTTGGTAGGAAGTGACTGCTAGAGTCTTTATGCCTCTCTTTGAGTGCCCATCACAAAGATGCAAGCTGAACAGAGCAAAGGGGAATCTAATTCTTCAACTGCGAGCAtcaaaatttttgaaatttcaggAGGTACTCACCTTTCTTCAAATCTGGTCAAAAATGAAAAGACCAGCTCAAATTTCGGCATGTTTTAGATTCCACTTCCATAAAACAGCGACATTGCCTTGCAGGTGAAACTTCAAGAGTTAGCAGAGCACGTACCAAAGGGTCATATCCCTCGTTCTCTTACTGTTCATCTAAGAGGAGAGCTGACTAGAAAGGTGAAGCAAACTTCAACTTTTTGTTTGACTTTGAACAGTTTACTTTGCATTGTTTCACAGCACAATAATCTCTATGTTCTTGATGTATGCTTAGCTTTGAAAGAAAGTTTCTTTCAGATTTCTGCTTTTGGTTTACTAAATTCAGTAACTAAATGCTCTCATGAGCATTAAGGGTCCACTAGAGATATTCTGTATTAGTCCAAGGACTAAATGTTATCATGATTAGGTTGCACCTGGAGATGTGGTTGAGATGTCAGGCATTTTTCTTCCCATGCCATACTATGGATTCAGAGCGATGCGTGCAGGATTAGTTGCTGATACTTACTTGGAAGCAATGTCTGTTACCCATTTCAAGAAAAAATATGAAGAGTGAGTCATCTAAGGCTCATGCCATTCATTCCATTTGTCTTCAGCAGCTGTCTGATTAGTGACTGTAAACTGCTGCAGATATGAACTTAAAGGTGATGAACAAGAACAAATTGACAGATTGGCTGAGGATGGTGATATCTACAGTAAGCTGGCAAGGTCCCTGGCACCTGAAATATTTGGCCATGAAGACGTAAAAAAGGCACTGCTGTTGCTGCTTGTTGGCGCACCCCATCGGAAGCTCGCAGATGGCATGAAGGTATGCATGCTGCTACAAATTAGGATGGCATGCATTTCCCACTCAACCTTTGCTCTCTCCAACTGCTCACATGTCACCATTGATTGTGTAATGTGAATGTACAGATCAGAGGAGACCTTCACATATGCTTGATGGGAGATCCTGGTGTTGCAAAGAGTCAACTTCTGAAGCATATCATAAATGTTGCTCCAAGAGGAGTGTATACCACTGGACGTGGGAGCAGTGGTGTTGGTCTTACTGCTGCCGTACAGAAAGATCCAATTACTAGTGAGTTTGTCCTCGAGGGTGGAGCACTGGTAAGGATGGGACCTTATGATGACATCTTTTAATGTTTTCTCTTCTATTGAACTACAGGTCTACCTGTTTGTGCTTTCACAAATGTATATATATGAACTTTGCTCTCCAGTCCTGACTATAGCTGTTGATAATATgtagttctttcttttttaaatcAAACCAGCAGTTGGGGTTTCATACCTGTTCTGCTGGTAAACattccattttatttttctgTAGAGTTATCACCTTAGCACAATAAAAACAGTTATATGGTGCGAAGCACAGGCATGCAATCCTACTAATGATTAATCTCATTTTGCAAACTCGGGTTTCAGGTGCTGGCAGATATGGGTATTTGCGCGATAGATGAGTTTGACAAGATGGAAGAGTCAGACAGGACAGCGATTCATGAGGTGATGGAGCAGCAGACAGTTAGCATTGCCAAGGCTGGCATCACCACCTCACTCAATGCACGAACTGCAATTCTGGCTGCTGCAAATCCAGCATGGTAAAATTTGATTTGAATATTTCCCTTTTTGAAATGGTATAAAGGAAATGACATTGATCGTGATAATTGCATTGTTTTTAATTATTCAGGGGAAGGTACGACATGAGGAGGACTCCAGCTGAAAACATAAATCTACCTCCAGCACTTCTGTCTCGTTTCGACCTCCTTTGGTTGATCCTGGATCGTGCAGACATGGAAAGTGATCTTGAGATGGCAAGACATGTTGTTCATGTGCACCAAAATCTTGAATCGCCAGCGCTGGGTTTCACACCACTTGAACCATCTGTTCTTAGGCAAGTACAATATTCCTGAAGTTGCATTTCATTTAGTGTCCTAATTTCGTCATTGTGTTTCCCCAAAAAGATTTCGTAGCTGCAGTACCAACACTTAAGTGACAGTTAGAAAGCAATGCAGATAAGCTGACACTGAATAGAAGTATGGGCTTACTATCTTTGCTCATAGTTTACAATTTAACAATCTTGATCTGATCACAGAGCCTACATATCTGCTGCGAGAAGAGTCATTCCTTCTGTTCCTCGAGAGCTCGAGGAATACATCGCAACTGCATATTCCAGCATCCGCCAAGAGGAAGCAAAGTCAAATGCACCAACCTCCTACACAACTATCAGGACACTCCTCAGCATACTCCGCATTTCTATTGTAAGTAAATTTCAACTGTGTTATCCTTTCGTTTTCCAGTTACACTAACATGCAAGGTATCTCCTTCTGAACATGATGTTGCTTGTTTATCGCAGGCCTTAGCAAGGCTTAGATTTTCAGACACTGTGGCTCAGAGTGATGTTGATGAAGCACTGCGACTGATGCAGATGTCCAAGTACTCGCTATACTCAGATGACCGTCAGCGGTCTGGCCTAGATGCGATTTCTGACATATATTCTATCCTGAGAGATGAAGCGGCAAGGACGAGCAGCATGGATGTGAGATATGCTCATGCTCTTAACTTGATCTCCAGAAAGGTACAGTTTCTACATACACATACTGGTACCAATGCCACATCTCAGAATGGCTTGATTGCTGACAAAAATTGGCTTGTGCTCAAATGTTTGTGAAATGCAGGGATATAGTGAGGCTCAATTGAAGGAGTGCCTAGAGGAGTATGCATCCCTGAATGTGTGGCAGATCCATCCGAACACCTTCGACATCCACTTCATTGATGCCTGATGAGAAGCTGAACCCGATCACCTAACATTCCATCACGAGTGAAGGGATATAATATCAAGAGTTGGTGCTTCATGATTTGTGAGCAGAGATGAATGCCATCGATAGAGCCCTAACATGATCGGATAGTTGTAGTGATAGTGAACAACAAACCATTTTCATGATGTCAATGATGTAATGCTGGGCAGAAGCCTCTGAGAATTGTACCAGTAGAGCAATTTCTTGTCTGCCTAACGAGTAGCCTAGTGTTTTTTCCCCTCCGCAATCTCCTTGTTTGACACTGACACTGAAGTGTATGTACCTGGTGTGTTTCCTTATTGCTGCGAAAGTCATTGCATTTGTGGCATTTTTTGTGCGTCAACTGTCAAGCGGTCCACACAAGGAGATGAAAAACGATCAACACCACaagagttttttttccttcaattttttattttactggaGACACGAACTCTTTTGGTGGCATGGTGTGTTTAATTTGAGGAGTCATTTCATCATAAATAAAAGTGATCCATCACATTTGTTCATGAATTTTAGTGTGACAACTTCATTGCTCGTTCATTTTTACACTAAACATTGGCTTTTGAGGAATGATGTGAAAGAATCAACACTTCctattcctcaaaccaaacaataATATGATGAGCAAAATGACCATTACCATCTCCAAACTCAGACTAAAGGCGCCATAAGATGAAAACCCTCCCGAAAAAACAATGAAGCATTTATTTAacaacacaaaaataaaaataaaattaaccTCAAGATACCACAAAGCTTTCAGGAGGAACTAATCAACCAATTTGTTCTacattcagatttcagaagaATGAAACACAGGAACATCCACTTTCTTGAAAACTGAAACATTATACAGCAGCTGCTTACAGAACTTACTGGTATGAACAGGAAGTATAACTTGCCAGTATAACATACAACCCTAGATTGTAAACTACATCAATATGCAGGATCCGGTTCAACTTCTTACCATTCAAGCACAAAAGCTAGTTCATCCTCTACGAACTAAAAGTTACAGCACAGACCAGCATCACATCTTCTGGTCGCTATCATCGGACTCATCATGCTGGTCTGTAGCACTGCCATTTGGTACAGCACCTGCTCCTTTTCGGTTGACGTCGCTGAAGGGTCTCTTCCTAGATGAGGATGGTTCGAACGAATCCATCTCCTTGCTCTTCTCACCCTCATCAATAGCCATGTCATCTTTCTCTTGATGAACACCAGCTGCtgacggtggaggcggcggcatcATGTCAATCCCACTGAGTCGGCAGAAGACTTTCTCAACTGTTTCGGTTATCTCTTTCCCTAATCCGCCATTGTCAAGTATCAGCTCCCAAACTGCCTTCGAAGCTTTCTCAAGGACTGGAGTCCTGCATTGCATAAAACAGGTCAGCACTGCACTATAGTTTGGATGAATCATTCCTTCTGAGGCAAGATGAAGCTGGGAATGGAGCTGCAAACTGTGTGAAATGCAGAACATGTAAATTTGGATTTCCCACATTACAATCAATACATGGGAACAGTAAAAGAATAAGTAAAATCATGGGAACTAGATCTTTACTACTTTTCAAACAAGCAGCGGCGAGCAGATGATATGGTAGGAAAATAAGATATCATGGAGACCTGTGCATGAAGTCAAGCCTATACATTTTTTGGGGGGTAAAAAAATATTGCTACTGAGCATCAAAACAATCGATAACCTGTATAAGCAGTTTGCA harbors:
- the LOC117849666 gene encoding uncharacterized protein is translated as MGSSSKVVRPEDVLESLKNDGSIDALRMKIIAQLKANEDMKKNTMMMVEQSKVLNTPGAEKKTKRELFDALRQELETPVLEKASKAVWELILDNGGLGKEITETVEKVFCRLSGIDMMPPPPPSAAGVHQEKDDMAIDEGEKSKEMDSFEPSSSRKRPFSDVNRKGAGAVPNGSATDQHDESDDSDQKM
- the LOC117849665 gene encoding DNA replication licensing factor MCM7, with translation MKNPDFAADRALAKDFLSNFADPRGEPKYLNILQDVANRKIRAVQIELDDLFHYKDVDEEFLQRVTENTRRYIGIFAEAMDELMPEPTEAYTVDEDRDILMTQRVDEGADGGADGTDPLQRMPPEIKRFFEVYVKAFSKVTPLTIRQVKASNIGQLVKISGIVTRCSDVKPLMQVAVYTCEECGFEIYQEVTARVFMPLFECPSQRCKLNRAKGNLILQLRASKFLKFQEVKLQELAEHVPKGHIPRSLTVHLRGELTRKVAPGDVVEMSGIFLPMPYYGFRAMRAGLVADTYLEAMSVTHFKKKYEEYELKGDEQEQIDRLAEDGDIYSKLARSLAPEIFGHEDVKKALLLLLVGAPHRKLADGMKIRGDLHICLMGDPGVAKSQLLKHIINVAPRGVYTTGRGSSGVGLTAAVQKDPITSEFVLEGGALVLADMGICAIDEFDKMEESDRTAIHEVMEQQTVSIAKAGITTSLNARTAILAAANPAWGRYDMRRTPAENINLPPALLSRFDLLWLILDRADMESDLEMARHVVHVHQNLESPALGFTPLEPSVLRAYISAARRVIPSVPRELEEYIATAYSSIRQEEAKSNAPTSYTTIRTLLSILRISIALARLRFSDTVAQSDVDEALRLMQMSKYSLYSDDRQRSGLDAISDIYSILRDEAARTSSMDVRYAHALNLISRKGYSEAQLKECLEEYASLNVWQIHPNTFDIHFIDA